A DNA window from Niabella yanshanensis contains the following coding sequences:
- the trpS gene encoding tryptophan--tRNA ligase has product MSNNNGILPAGRQIVVSGVRPTGNLHLGNYFGALRNYVKMQNEYDCYFFIADLHSLTTHPDTKELKENVLHVASEYMACGLDPNKVVLYCQSDLPQTTELYLFLNMMAYKGELEKTTTFKDKVRLQPENVNAGLLTYPVLMAADIMIHRAQLVPVGKDQEQHLEMTRTFANRFNHRYGDVFPEPRAFNFGEQLLKVPSLDGAGKMSKSENQYATIYLSDDDDLIRKKIMKAKTDSGPTEPNSLKPDYIENVFNLMKLVSQQDIIDKFEADYDNCNIRYGDLKKQLAEDMVNYIAPIRQKARDIRANEAELNIILKVGAQKAAESADKTISAVREAIGLKYF; this is encoded by the coding sequence ATGAGCAATAATAACGGTATTTTGCCTGCTGGCAGGCAGATAGTAGTAAGCGGCGTTCGTCCTACAGGTAATTTACACCTCGGAAACTATTTTGGCGCGTTACGTAATTATGTGAAGATGCAGAATGAATATGACTGCTATTTTTTTATCGCTGATCTGCATTCTCTTACCACCCATCCGGATACCAAAGAGCTGAAAGAAAATGTGCTGCACGTAGCTTCAGAATATATGGCTTGCGGTCTTGATCCGAATAAAGTGGTTTTATATTGCCAGAGTGATTTACCCCAGACGACCGAATTGTATCTTTTTCTAAATATGATGGCTTATAAAGGTGAGCTGGAAAAAACGACCACCTTTAAAGACAAAGTACGTTTACAACCTGAGAATGTGAATGCAGGGTTACTAACTTATCCCGTTTTAATGGCCGCTGATATTATGATTCATCGTGCTCAGCTGGTACCGGTGGGTAAGGACCAGGAGCAACACCTGGAAATGACGCGTACTTTTGCCAACCGGTTTAATCATCGTTACGGTGATGTTTTTCCGGAACCCCGGGCTTTTAATTTTGGCGAGCAACTGCTGAAAGTACCCAGCCTTGACGGAGCGGGTAAAATGAGTAAGAGCGAAAATCAATATGCTACTATTTATCTTTCGGATGATGATGACCTGATCCGTAAAAAGATTATGAAGGCAAAGACTGATTCGGGACCGACAGAGCCTAATAGTTTAAAACCTGATTATATTGAGAATGTTTTTAACCTGATGAAACTGGTAAGTCAGCAGGATATCATTGATAAATTTGAGGCAGACTATGATAATTGCAATATACGCTACGGCGATCTGAAAAAGCAACTGGCTGAAGATATGGTCAACTATATTGCTCCTATCCGGCAGAAGGCTAGGGATATTCGTGCTAATGAAGCCGAGTTGAATATCATTTTGAAAGTGGGTGCGCAAAAAGCAGCTGAAAGTGCTGATAAGACAATTAGCGCCGTGCGGGAGGCCATTGGTCTAAAATATTTTTAG
- a CDS encoding murein L,D-transpeptidase catalytic domain-containing protein: MKYKWLLAFCLAACSVFAFSTQQHNNGLLRRNSIVPGEKPAQPVGPVIAAQHLASIKKFINLNKYNNEICFLIDMSLPSGSKRFFIYDLSKDAAVDSGLVTHGNCYQYWLEGRKYSNNIGSGCTSLGKYKIGKSYYGKFGLAYQLHGLDYTNNNAFERFVVMHAHACVPDKETKDDICQSNGCPTVSPAFLGKLQAIVGKSSRPVLLYIYE; the protein is encoded by the coding sequence ATGAAGTACAAATGGTTACTGGCGTTCTGTCTGGCAGCCTGCAGCGTGTTTGCATTTAGTACCCAACAGCATAATAATGGTTTATTGAGGAGGAACTCCATAGTGCCGGGAGAGAAGCCCGCCCAACCTGTAGGGCCTGTGATAGCAGCTCAACACCTGGCTTCCATAAAGAAATTTATAAACCTTAATAAATACAATAACGAGATTTGTTTCCTTATCGACATGTCTTTGCCTTCCGGATCTAAACGATTTTTTATTTATGATCTCAGCAAAGACGCCGCTGTTGATTCAGGTCTGGTAACACATGGCAATTGTTATCAATATTGGCTGGAGGGGCGAAAGTATAGTAATAACATAGGTAGCGGTTGTACCTCTTTGGGAAAGTATAAGATAGGTAAATCTTACTATGGTAAATTTGGATTAGCCTATCAACTACACGGCCTGGATTATACGAACAACAACGCTTTTGAACGTTTTGTTGTAATGCACGCACACGCCTGCGTTCCCGACAAGGAAACAAAAGATGATATTTGCCAAAGTAATGGTTGCCCAACGGTGAGTCCCGCTTTCCTGGGGAAGCTTCAGGCTATTGTAGGTAAATCCTCCAGGCCAGTGCTGCTCTATATTTACGAATAG
- a CDS encoding DUF6089 family protein — protein MRKFFCWLIGIAVFQGVQAQRYIGQKSFVGGTLGSFTYTGFYSQNASYISHTSMSGSVFYGHRLILPHKLYIRGELMMGEAAANNINGQEESNDPLKGGFRGYIAEASAKVEYELLNMHRYKVTPYINGGPGIYYLFDYQPQQGEPKSVSEKLGFVVPAGAGIKYRMTDRVKIFAEGTYRFFVKNLDNFPDKTASNPNHYYSVAVGASFSLQKFNRLW, from the coding sequence GAGAAAATTTTTTTGTTGGCTGATCGGTATTGCTGTATTTCAGGGAGTTCAGGCCCAGCGGTATATCGGTCAGAAGAGTTTTGTGGGAGGGACCCTTGGCTCTTTTACGTATACCGGTTTTTACAGCCAAAATGCATCTTATATTAGTCATACATCTATGTCCGGATCCGTGTTCTATGGGCACCGGTTGATTCTTCCTCATAAATTATACATCCGTGGCGAGTTGATGATGGGCGAGGCCGCTGCGAATAATATAAATGGACAAGAGGAATCGAATGACCCCTTAAAAGGCGGCTTCAGAGGATACATAGCGGAAGCCAGTGCTAAAGTAGAGTATGAATTATTAAATATGCACCGCTATAAGGTTACACCATATATAAACGGTGGCCCGGGCATCTACTATTTATTTGATTACCAACCTCAGCAGGGGGAACCTAAATCTGTTTCTGAAAAATTGGGTTTTGTGGTTCCCGCCGGAGCGGGTATTAAGTACCGGATGACGGATAGAGTAAAAATATTTGCTGAAGGGACTTACCGGTTTTTTGTTAAAAACCTCGATAATTTTCCTGACAAAACAGCTAGTAATCCCAACCACTACTATTCAGTTGCTGTGGGCGCTTCATTCTCTCTTCAGAAATTTAACCGGCTTTGGTAA